From a region of the Suncus etruscus isolate mSunEtr1 chromosome 11, mSunEtr1.pri.cur, whole genome shotgun sequence genome:
- the LOC126023019 gene encoding retinol dehydrogenase 7-like, whose protein sequence is MWLYLVALVGMYHLVRWYRERQVVDQLQDKYVFITGCDTGFGNLLAKQLDMKGFRVLAACLTENGAETLKTQTSERLDTVILDVTKSESIAAATQWVKEHTGDRGLWGLVNNAGISGLMAPNEWLTRQDFMEVLDVNLLGVIDVTLSLLPLLRKAQGRVVNVSSIVGRIPLVAGGYCISKFGVEAFSDSLRRELSFFGGKVAIIEPGFFKTSMSNTEKLGQNFKNAWDQASPEVKSTYGKNFLKSVIKILQILQPMMSEDLSLVVGCMEHALTSCHPRTRYSAGWEAKLILLPLSYMPTFLVDAILSWNMLKPAKAL, encoded by the exons ATGTGGTTGTACCTGGTGGCCCTGGTGGGCATGTACCACCTTGTGCGCTGGTACCGGGAGAGGCAGGTTGTCGACCAGCTGCAGGACAAGTATGTCTTCATCACGGGCTGTGACACAGGCTTCGGGAACCTGCTGGCCAAGCAGCTGGATATGAAGGGCTTTAGGGTGCTGGCTGCGTGCCTGACTGAGAATGGGGCCGAGACACTGAAGACACAGACTTCAGAGAGGCTGGACACAGTGATCCTGGATGTCACCAAGTCAGAGAGCATTGCTGCTGCCACTCAGTGGGTGAAGGAACACACAGGTGACAGAG GTCTCTGGGGCCTGGTGAACAATGCTGGCATCTCAGGGCTCATGGCTCCCAATGAGTGGCTGACCAGACAGGATTTCATGGAGGTACTGGATGTGAACCTGCTAGGGGTGATTGACGTAACTCTGAGTCTGCTACCCCTGCTGAGGAAAGCCCAGGGCCGGGTGGTCAATGTTTCCAGCATTGTTGGTCGTATTCCCCTGGTTGCTGGTGGCTACTGCATCTCCAAGTTTGGTGTGGAGGCCTTCTCAGATTCCCTCAG gaGGGAGCTCTCTTTCTTTGGAGGGAAGGTGGCTATAATTGAGCCTGGTTTCTTCAAAACTTCTATGAGCAATACTGAGAAGCTTGGTCAGAATTTCAAAAATGCATGGGATCAGGCCAGCCCAGAAGTCAAAAGCACCTACGGGAAAAATTTCCTGAAATCCG TTATAAAAATACTTCAAATCTTACAACCAATGAtgtctgaggatctgtctttagtGGTAGGCTGCATGGAGCATGCTCTGACCTCCTGTCATCCTCGGACCCGGTATTCAGCTGGTTGGGAAGCTAAACTGATTCTCCTCCCCTTGAGCTACATGCCCACCTTTCTGGTGGATGCCATCCTCAGCTGGAACATGTTAAAGCCTGCCAAGGCCCTGTGA